From a region of the Oryzias melastigma strain HK-1 linkage group LG4, ASM292280v2, whole genome shotgun sequence genome:
- the alkal1 gene encoding protein ALKAL-like isoform X1 encodes MQVERKWHILLTVFFLLITSGQCMDSREVRQKERKTLLDLILQVIRDSQQRDKPLSRRCGGGHHTSTQDMKYSSHEKPFYVPRLDNSRLIDIVPREANMKDKFIQHFGAGQVKFSSECKTHFHRLYHNTRDCSKPAYYKRCARLLTRLAMSPLCIQS; translated from the exons ATGCAGGTGGAGAGGAAATGGCACATACTGTTGACTGTCTTTTTTCTGCTCATCACCTCGGGCCAGTGCATGGACAGCAGAGAGGTCaggcagaaagaaagaaagacccTGTTGGACCTAATCTTACAGGTGATCAGAGATAGCCAGCAGCGGGACAAACCCCTGTCCAGGCGCTGCGGCGGCGGACACCACACTTCAACACAAGACATGAAGTACTCCTCCCATGAGAAGCCTTTCTATGTCCCCAGGCTGGATAACAGTAGACTCATAG ATATAGTTCCCCGAGAGGCAAACATGAAAGACAAGTTCATCCAGCATTTCGGAG CAGGACAAGTCAAGTTCTCATCGGAGTGTAAAACGCACTTTCATAGACTTTATCACAATACAAGGGACTGCTCAAAACCAGCTT aTTACAAAAGATGTGCAAGATTGCTAACAAGACTAGCAATGAGTCCTCTCTGCATCCAGTCATAG
- the alkal1 gene encoding protein ALKAL-like isoform X2, translating into MQVERKWHILLTVFFLLITSGQCMDSREVRQKERKTLLDLILQVIRDSQQRDKPLSRRCGGGHHTSTQDMKYSSHEKPFYVPRLDNSRLIDIVPREANMKDKFIQHFGGQVKFSSECKTHFHRLYHNTRDCSKPAYYKRCARLLTRLAMSPLCIQS; encoded by the exons ATGCAGGTGGAGAGGAAATGGCACATACTGTTGACTGTCTTTTTTCTGCTCATCACCTCGGGCCAGTGCATGGACAGCAGAGAGGTCaggcagaaagaaagaaagacccTGTTGGACCTAATCTTACAGGTGATCAGAGATAGCCAGCAGCGGGACAAACCCCTGTCCAGGCGCTGCGGCGGCGGACACCACACTTCAACACAAGACATGAAGTACTCCTCCCATGAGAAGCCTTTCTATGTCCCCAGGCTGGATAACAGTAGACTCATAG ATATAGTTCCCCGAGAGGCAAACATGAAAGACAAGTTCATCCAGCATTTCGGAG GACAAGTCAAGTTCTCATCGGAGTGTAAAACGCACTTTCATAGACTTTATCACAATACAAGGGACTGCTCAAAACCAGCTT aTTACAAAAGATGTGCAAGATTGCTAACAAGACTAGCAATGAGTCCTCTCTGCATCCAGTCATAG
- the mindy4 gene encoding probable ubiquitin carboxyl-terminal hydrolase MINDY-4 isoform X2 codes for MIAFVEEVSSSLVREFLSRKGLRKTIACMDEEHPRTATSINNRSLLRQVLNMEDLYRKNKLQVQNPPLKTLLEIIVKHHMEQQKKHKISTGEPASPATSAESSLICDTEEENITASYDSSRSEIKATRSSPSTFLSLLSDENKSSGRDQKDVLAYDPEHQKYQPPTSLQQESESSVQKEPEKKSEVIPRSRTNRNRRGVMSAPIPRETGRKFQSPRYEVSQPLFRREGENQCSFDGYLVKDERQRSLERSKADVNTGGKLGLQRSAESLQSENNNGENRENKAKTVNKNHKPNFSDLNVSELVLDDVDDEDLQELSQVSPLRSVSERLPESRPIDQNTAADLKAVLLGTSLNCFSAEWRNQGLTFSETHDLRYGIVQRKGGPCGVLASIQAFVLKKLLFENAESSDSDLQRLRPSNATRRKCLLLALAEVLWKAGEEKQATVAVNSGLNQFTPSGRYRSDGVLEKMVFFTVDNLKDLQVILEQHIEQFETGTLGCLLLTVSAVLSRSIEKVRDDMDVSTSTLIGAHGYCTQELVSLLLCGRAVSNVFDDDMELDSGDGNITLLKGIKNRCDVGLLSLFEHYNICKRELLTSEDRHLEFDLYYYDGLANQQEEIRLTVTVGKWSFQEVDSDSIPPLELCIRTRWKNVEISWNDTEPIL; via the exons ATGATCGCGTTTGTTGAAGAGGTTTCTTCTTCACTTGTGCGGGAGTTTCTGAGCCGAAAG GGCCTGAGAAAGACGATCGCCTGCATGGATGAAGAGCATCCACGGACAGCAACCAGCATCAACAACAGATCACTTCTGAGGCAAGTGCTCAACATGGAAGATCTGTACAGGAAAAACAAG TTGCAGGTTCAAAATCCTCCTCTGAAGACATTACTGGAGATTATAGTGAAGCATCACAtggagcagcagaaaaaacacaagatctCGACAGGAGAACCTGCTTCACCTGCAACTTCTGCAGAATCATCTTTGATATGTGACACGGAAGAGGAAAACATCACCGCCAGCTATGATAGCAGCCG GTCTGAGATAAAAGCAACACGCTCGTCTCCATCTACGTTTCTATCACTGCTGTCAGATGAAAACAAATCATCCGGGCGTGATCAAAAGGATGTCTTGGCTTACGATCCAGAACATCAAAAATACCAGCCACCGACTTCCCTGCAACAAGAAAGTGAGAGTTCTGTCCAGAAGGAGCCAGAGAAAAAAAGCGAAGTCATCCCGAGGAGCAGAACTAACCGCAACAGACGAGGCGTGATGTCTGCACCAATACCACGG GAAACGGGCAGAAAATTCCAGAGTCCAAGGTATGAGGTGTCCCAGCCACTTTTCAGAAGGGAAGGAGAAAACCAGTGTTCTTTTGATGGGTATTTGGTGAAGGATGAACGGCAGAGGAGCTTGGAAAGAAGTAAAGCAGATGTCAACACAGGGGGGAAACTGGGGCTGCAAAGGTCTGCAGAGAGCCTGCAGAGTGAAAACAACAAtggagaaaacagagaaaacaaagcaaaaacagtgAA CAAAAACCACAAACCAAACTTTTCTGATCTGAATGTGTCCGAGTTGGTTTTGG ATGACGTCGACGACGAGGATCTGCAGGAACTCTCCCAAGTATCTCCTCTGAGGTCCGTTTCCGAGCGTCTCCCTGAAAGCCGCCCGATTGACCAGAACACGGCCGCG GATTTAAAGGCAGTTCTTCTGGGCACCAGCTTGAACTGTTTCAGCGCCGAGTGGAGAAATCAGGGTCTGACCTTCTCGGAGACGCATGACCTCAGATACGGGATCGTACAGAGAAAG ggtggTCCGTGTGGAGTCCTAGCATCAATCCAAGCCTTCGTCCTGAAGAAGCTGCTGTTTGAAAACGCAGAGAGCAGCGATTCTGACCTGCA GAGGTTACGACCTTCCAACGCGACCAGAAGGAAATGCCTCCTTCTAGCTTTGGCTGAAGTCCTGTGGAAGGCCGGCGAGGAGAAACAAGCCACAGTCGCTGT aAATTCTGGATTGAATCAGTTCACACCGAGTGGGCGCTACAGGTCTGACGGAGTGCTTGAAAAG ATGGTTTTCTTCACTGTGGACAACCTGAAGGATCTGCAGGTTATCCTGGAGCAGCACATCGAGCAG TTTGAGACTGGAACTCTGGGATGTCTCCTGCTGACCGTTTCTGCTGTTCTGTCCCGATCCATCGAAAA AGTCAGAGATGACATGGATGTGTCCACCTCCACCCTCATCGGTGCTCATGGCTACTGCACTCAG GAGCTggtcagcctgctgctctgcggCAGAGCCGTTTCCAACGTCTTCGACGACGACATGGAGCTGGACTCGGGCGACGGCAACATCACGCTCCTCAAGGGGATCAAAAACCGCTGCGACGTCGGCCTGCTGTCTCTGTTTGAGCATTATAACATCTGCAAG AGGGAGCTGCTGACCTCCGAGGACCGACACCTGGAGTTCGATCTCTACTATTACGACGGACTGGCCAATCAGCAGGAGGAGATCCGGCTCACCGTCA CTGTCGGTAAGTGGAGCTTCCAGGAAGTAGACAGTGACTCCATTCCTCCTCTGGAACTTTGTATTCGCACGAG gtgGAAAAACGTGGAAATCAGCTGGAATGACACAGAGCCGATTCTTTAA
- the mindy4 gene encoding probable ubiquitin carboxyl-terminal hydrolase MINDY-4 isoform X1 translates to MIAFVEEVSSSLVREFLSRKGLRKTIACMDEEHPRTATSINNRSLLRQVLNMEDLYRKNKLQVQNPPLKTLLEIIVKHHMEQQKKHKISTGEPASPATSAESSLICDTEEENITASYDSSRSEIKATRSSPSTFLSLLSDENKSSGRDQKDVLAYDPEHQKYQPPTSLQQESESSVQKEPEKKSEVIPRSRTNRNRRGVMSAPIPRETGRKFQSPRYEVSQPLFRREGENQCSFDGYLVKDERQRSLERSKADVNTGGKLGLQRSAESLQSENNNGENRENKAKTVNKNHKPNFSDLNVSELVLDDVDDEDLQELSQVSPLRSVSERLPESRPIDQNTAADLKAVLLGTSLNCFSAEWRNQGLTFSETHDLRYGIVQRKGGPCGVLASIQAFVLKKLLFENAESSDSDLQRLRPSNATRRKCLLLALAEVLWKAGEEKQATVAVNSGLNQFTPSGRYRSDGVLEKMVFFTVDNLKDLQVILEQHIEQFETGTLGCLLLTVSAVLSRSIEKVRDDMDVSTSTLIGAHGYCTQELVSLLLCGRAVSNVFDDDMELDSGDGNITLLKGIKNRCDVGLLSLFEHYNICKVGAHLKTPSYPIWVVCSESHFSVLFGLQRELLTSEDRHLEFDLYYYDGLANQQEEIRLTVTVGKWSFQEVDSDSIPPLELCIRTRWKNVEISWNDTEPIL, encoded by the exons ATGATCGCGTTTGTTGAAGAGGTTTCTTCTTCACTTGTGCGGGAGTTTCTGAGCCGAAAG GGCCTGAGAAAGACGATCGCCTGCATGGATGAAGAGCATCCACGGACAGCAACCAGCATCAACAACAGATCACTTCTGAGGCAAGTGCTCAACATGGAAGATCTGTACAGGAAAAACAAG TTGCAGGTTCAAAATCCTCCTCTGAAGACATTACTGGAGATTATAGTGAAGCATCACAtggagcagcagaaaaaacacaagatctCGACAGGAGAACCTGCTTCACCTGCAACTTCTGCAGAATCATCTTTGATATGTGACACGGAAGAGGAAAACATCACCGCCAGCTATGATAGCAGCCG GTCTGAGATAAAAGCAACACGCTCGTCTCCATCTACGTTTCTATCACTGCTGTCAGATGAAAACAAATCATCCGGGCGTGATCAAAAGGATGTCTTGGCTTACGATCCAGAACATCAAAAATACCAGCCACCGACTTCCCTGCAACAAGAAAGTGAGAGTTCTGTCCAGAAGGAGCCAGAGAAAAAAAGCGAAGTCATCCCGAGGAGCAGAACTAACCGCAACAGACGAGGCGTGATGTCTGCACCAATACCACGG GAAACGGGCAGAAAATTCCAGAGTCCAAGGTATGAGGTGTCCCAGCCACTTTTCAGAAGGGAAGGAGAAAACCAGTGTTCTTTTGATGGGTATTTGGTGAAGGATGAACGGCAGAGGAGCTTGGAAAGAAGTAAAGCAGATGTCAACACAGGGGGGAAACTGGGGCTGCAAAGGTCTGCAGAGAGCCTGCAGAGTGAAAACAACAAtggagaaaacagagaaaacaaagcaaaaacagtgAA CAAAAACCACAAACCAAACTTTTCTGATCTGAATGTGTCCGAGTTGGTTTTGG ATGACGTCGACGACGAGGATCTGCAGGAACTCTCCCAAGTATCTCCTCTGAGGTCCGTTTCCGAGCGTCTCCCTGAAAGCCGCCCGATTGACCAGAACACGGCCGCG GATTTAAAGGCAGTTCTTCTGGGCACCAGCTTGAACTGTTTCAGCGCCGAGTGGAGAAATCAGGGTCTGACCTTCTCGGAGACGCATGACCTCAGATACGGGATCGTACAGAGAAAG ggtggTCCGTGTGGAGTCCTAGCATCAATCCAAGCCTTCGTCCTGAAGAAGCTGCTGTTTGAAAACGCAGAGAGCAGCGATTCTGACCTGCA GAGGTTACGACCTTCCAACGCGACCAGAAGGAAATGCCTCCTTCTAGCTTTGGCTGAAGTCCTGTGGAAGGCCGGCGAGGAGAAACAAGCCACAGTCGCTGT aAATTCTGGATTGAATCAGTTCACACCGAGTGGGCGCTACAGGTCTGACGGAGTGCTTGAAAAG ATGGTTTTCTTCACTGTGGACAACCTGAAGGATCTGCAGGTTATCCTGGAGCAGCACATCGAGCAG TTTGAGACTGGAACTCTGGGATGTCTCCTGCTGACCGTTTCTGCTGTTCTGTCCCGATCCATCGAAAA AGTCAGAGATGACATGGATGTGTCCACCTCCACCCTCATCGGTGCTCATGGCTACTGCACTCAG GAGCTggtcagcctgctgctctgcggCAGAGCCGTTTCCAACGTCTTCGACGACGACATGGAGCTGGACTCGGGCGACGGCAACATCACGCTCCTCAAGGGGATCAAAAACCGCTGCGACGTCGGCCTGCTGTCTCTGTTTGAGCATTATAACATCTGCAAG GTGGGAGCTCACCTGAAGACCCCCTCTTACCCCATCTGGGTGGTGTGCAGTGAAAGCCACTTCAGCGTGCTGTTTGGCCTGCAGAGGGAGCTGCTGACCTCCGAGGACCGACACCTGGAGTTCGATCTCTACTATTACGACGGACTGGCCAATCAGCAGGAGGAGATCCGGCTCACCGTCA CTGTCGGTAAGTGGAGCTTCCAGGAAGTAGACAGTGACTCCATTCCTCCTCTGGAACTTTGTATTCGCACGAG gtgGAAAAACGTGGAAATCAGCTGGAATGACACAGAGCCGATTCTTTAA